In the Sorghum bicolor cultivar BTx623 chromosome 4, Sorghum_bicolor_NCBIv3, whole genome shotgun sequence genome, TGACCCTTACCCTAACATGGCCATGGTAGTGTTCTGGGTCTAGAGTTATCATGCACAAGTCTTCATCCCAGTTGGCTCCACTTAAGTCTTTGAGCCTACAGATCTTCACCCACTTTGTCCTCCATTTGCGCAGATGGTTGTACACCTGTGTCCTAGTTACATGCTGCCCAATGTAGGATTGAAGTTCCTTAGCCACTGCATTCACATGGCAGTCTTTGAAGCCTTTGTCAGTCCTAACACCCTCACTGACCAAATCAGAGAACTTGCTGAGAACATAGGTGGACATGACAGCGGTCCAGTTCAGCCTTACTGCTCCACCATTGCCTTGTGCAGGCACTTGcacctcttgcaccttagccaccTCAGGATTTAGTTGGCCCTCATCCCCAAAAATGTTAAACCCATCCAGCCCAGCCATAGCTAGCCAAATAATAGTAGTACATGCAAGAGAAATAAATAGTACATTTGATAATATTAGATCAATAATGAAAGCAACAACAAAGTCTGATACATCAAATAATATCAAATAACATCTCTAGAAATTACATGAAAAATGGCATCATTGCCTTAGGGAATGGTCTCATACATAAAACACTAGTCTGACATAATAGAGTTCATTCATACTGCTGCCCAATTCTAGTTTGAATGCACCCCATTCCTAGTTTCCCACATCTAGTTGGCCCAAGTATCCCTCTCTGCTGCCCAAGTGATGTTGTCCATGTCATTGTCACTGGGGCCATGCTGATTAACAGGATTGGGCACCCAATTCTCTTCAGTAGGAATGATTTCATCAACACCATACCTGAGTATCCAGTTATGAAGTATACAACAGGCTAGGACTAGCTTAACTTGGGTTTTGTAGGGGTGAAATGGCTTGTTTTCAAGGATCCTAAACCTATTCTTAAGATACCCAAATGCCCTTTCTACTGTCACCCTCAAGGAAGAATGCCTCAGATTGAACAACTCTCTAGGATTCTAGGGCCTCCTCACTCCAAATTCACTAAGATGATATCTTGTACCTCAGTAGGGGGGCAGAAACCCAGGCCTCACGGCATAACCAGCATCTACAAGATAGAATTTGCCTAGAGAGAAGGAAAGAACGACAATGTTAGAATGGTGGGACTCTAAACCCTTCTACTGCCCGGTATAAAAACTAAGGAAGTACCAACATACTTGTTGGTACCTTAAGACCATCATCCTTCTCCAATGCATGAGCTAGGATTCTAGCATCATGTGCTGATCCTTCCCAGCCAGCTAACACATAAGTAAACCATAGGTCAAAATCAACTGCAGCCATGACATTTTGGGTGGTAGTATGCTTCCTGCCCATGAAAGCCGCTCTATGTCTCTCAGGAACTCTAGCCAACACATGTGTTCCATCAATGGCCCCTACACAATCCTAAAGAAAACAAATTCATCAACATCTAACTCCTAACAGTGACTATGGAATAGCTGAAGTGACAAAGTCCCACCTTGAAGAAGGGATTCTGCCTTCTGCTTCCCTGAATTTTTGGGTGGACAGAGTAGCTGGGGCAACAATCATTTTATTTCTCAGTTCACCAACAgaatacaacacttcctggaaatATCTACTGATGGTTTCAGTTGACCTCCTGAAAGTGTGATTGATGACCCTAAACCTTGTGTTATGGCCAACTACTAATAGGAACATAGCAACTTGCTCTTCAATCTGTTAGTTAATGCTATCCCTTAGCAGGCCCCTAGTGCGAAACAAGTTACAGAGTTGGAAGAAAGGGGCTCTCTTCATCCGAAGAAGCTCCACACAAGAAGTGTCATTACTGTCATGAATGAACCTAAGGTTTGCTGCCCTCTCTTGGTCTCTGACAGACATTGGACCATAGGTAATCCCTCTCCTACGGGATGTCATCCGTCTGAATCTAATAAAGAACCAAGCACTCATCACAGCAACCATTGCAACACCCCTAACAATGAGCCCGCGACACCTAATTGAAGGATCCATGGAGCTAAACAATAAATAAACTACAATTTGTACAACATAGGCAATGATCGGCTGCGACACCAAACTGATGCGCCACCTAGATCACATAGGTACAAACGGCTAACCAAATGGGATATCTTAGAATGGGGAACCAATTATTAATACAAAGCAGCAGCAGTATGAACTAAACCCTAGTCAGATTTAGGATTGGCTGCGACAGAACATGCTGCGCCAACCAGATCCATTACCAAATCATTGACCAGTTCTCCAAAGCTCAGCAAAGATTCGACATTTGGTCATACAACCCTAATCCATGATGCACATAGATCCAAAGCTCCCATAATGAAAATCGAGAACTAGAGCAATAGAAACTGACCACAACAAGAGCATGGCAAATCGGAACAAGAGAGGAAAGAAAGGAGTACACGCGACGAAGAGGGGCAGCGCGCCGCGTACGAGTGACCTTAATCGCTTACCAcaggggaggaggaggtgcacCGCCACCAGTTGGGGCGCGATGAGGACGGAGGAGGAAGGGGGCGAGAGCACGAGCGAGAGCGAGGAAAGGCGCCACGCCGAGCGAGTGAACAGTACTGGGAAACCCTAGCGGGGCGGTGAGGGGCCGGTTTTATACGGTGGCTAGTGAGAGCCACCGAGGACCTCTGCGGGCGCCCCATCGAGCCTAGCCCAAGCCAGGCCCCAGAGAAACGGCTGCCCCCTCCGTTTTCTAGGAGCCAGGCTAGCCCATATACGGAGGCATTGGATGGCCTGGTTTAGAAGACAAAAACAACAACCAAACAGGTCCAACCGAGCCCCAGCAGGCCTGGAGATAGGCAGGCTACCGAACAGACCCTTTGTGGCCACAGGCTCACACCCCACCCCACCAGCGGCCACCAGACCAGGGCACCAGGCCACCACTTCGCCATCGCCACGGCTCCACCGCTCCACGTCTCGGCTTTTGCTTGCTTGCTTCCTTCCTTCCTCCTTCCCTCCCTCCCGTCTGGCTCGGCAGATTGCGACCGGGCGCGCCGAATCTCCAGGCGAGATCGCGCCCCGCATCTGACGCCAGCGGCGCCGGAGCCCACGGCGACCGCGGGCCTCCGCCCCCGATCTAGAGGTGCGCCTCCTTACCGAGATTCGGCGAGCTTCAGCGGCAAGGAACGAGGGACATTGGAGTGGTTAGATTGGCTTGTCTGGGAGGGATCGGAGCCGGACCTGCATTTTCCGTGGTAAGTGGGGATCGTTTCCGTTGTCCGTGTGAATGCGCGCGGGATCGCGGTGATCTGCGCCTCGCGCTCGAGCTGCGCGGTGAAATTTTAGTTGGTTCTAGTGTTGCACTAGTCTAGTTCGGGAGGACGAACCTCGGGTTATCTGGATTCCTTGGTTTTGGTGTTCCTTTGAGCAAGCATCCAGCGATTCCCTCGAGATCGCCTGATATTATCCCGATAACACAGATGCGTGGGCTCCATGTGACCCTAGCTTAGCAGTAGCTGCATCTGATTCGCTACGGCTTATCTAGGTGACGCGCCCGTTTCTCGTGAATAATGCGGGCACTAGTGCTTATTCAAACAATAGGTGTGGTGTTAAAATCATCAGAACGGTGCAGAATCCTTATCAGGTGATTGTCTACTTGTATAGGGTGTGGAAGATGGATTTGAACGGCATTGCTATAACACAGTATATATAATTTTGGTCCTCACACCTACGCTTGAaggtggggtggggtggggtggggggggggggttgcatACAATATATAgttttgtgagagaaaaacaagtACAATGAGCTTTAGAATATCAAGTCTGCGACTTAATTTTGATCTGTAGGATTCTGAGATAGTATGTCGTTTGATCTGGTACTAATGGGCTCACATAGTCATATACCTTGCATATTTTCTCAGCGACCTCCATGGAGAGAACCATTGTTTGCATTTCATGAATTCAGAACATTAGACTTGTTTCTTTCTTTGGACAATTTTTCATGACTGCAAAACTGTCTCAATGGTTCTTATCAAAGTTTTATTCTGTTGCCCTTTGGTTGACACAGAAACATTTGGAGAGCCATACCCAACAAAATAAGCACCGGTATTTCATCCTTTGTCTTGGTATTCCAATAATGTGGAAACTCAATCCCTTTGGGGGTAAAGCACAGAGTGGGCTGGATGGTCGCACTATTGATGTTGGAAGTGTGAAGATCACAGTACGAAATGCCATTGCACAAGGAGGTTTCTCTTGTGTATATTTGGCATGCGACACAGTACATCCATCAAAGATGTACGCATTGAAGCACATTATTTGCAATGACTCAGAATCGCTTGATCTTGTCATGAAGGAGATCCAGGTTATGAACCTCCTCAAAGGGCATCCCAATGTGGTCACACTTGTTGCCCATGATGTTTTTGACATGGGCCGTACAAAGGAGGCACTTCTTGTAATGGAGTTCTGTGAGAAGTCCTTGGTGAGTGCAATGGAGAGCAGAGGTAGTGGTTACtatgaggagaagaaggtgcttTTGATTTTCAGAGATGTCTGCAATGCTGTCTTTGCCATGCATGGACAATCACCACCAATTGCACATAGGTATGGTAGTGTCTATGCTGTTCTGTCTCACTATTCAGTTAGGGATTTTTCAAATTAGTTGGCAATTACTGGTAAATAGAAAAtgtgttttgttttcttttgtgtGCTATATTGAGCTGGATTGAAATTTCTATACCTTGTAGCTGGAAATATGGGAGGGCAAATACTGTCTATAAACAGTTATTCTTGTACCACTGTGTTGTATTAGGTGTGAGGGGGCTAGTTTTCAGTTCCTAAAACAAGTTATGAAGTAATAAATATGTATCAACTATGAGCAAATGTATCTTATGTTCAACATTTTTGCCATATTGTTTAGGGATTTGAAAGCTGAAAATGTTCTTCTTGGATTGGACGGTGCATGGAAAATTTGTGATTTTGGAAgcacatcaactaatcataaatGCTTTAACAAACCAGAAGAGATGGGCATTGAGGAAGATGTCATCAGGAAGCATACAACCCCAGCCTACAGGGCCCCAGAGGTAAAAGACAGATGTCTGCATATGGATTTAAAATAAAATAACCTTGTACAGACTCAATGATTTCATGATGGCTTTTCAGATGTGGGATCTCTACAGAAGAGAAGTTATTAGCGAAAAAGTTGACATTTGGGTAAGTGCAAAGCATATGAACATGAGCATATGGTCTTTAGGATACATGTCTCCGAACTTAAGCAAACCTTTGCATATCATGTGCTGCGTTCTTCATTTGATTATCAGAGACAGGCAAATTAAGTTCGTAAAAATATTTAAAGGCATATGTTTTTCATGTTAATGGGTGATTGCTAATAATTATCTGGCTCCAGTATCACATTATTAATCATTGGGCTATTGTGAAGAGTGAAGTAATTTGTAACCTTTTTTTATACCTACCACTGGCAGGCCTTGGGGTGCCTTCTATATAGAATATGCTACTTCAAGTCTGCATTTGACGGAGAATCCAAGCTGCAGGTACTCAATGGCAATTATCGTATCCCTGAGCAACCCAAGTATAGCACTGCTGTCACAGGGCTGATCAAAGATATGCTGGAAGCCTCTCCAAATGCCAGACCAGACATCACGCAGGCAAGAGCTTTGATTGATTGGCCATTCATCTCCCTGATACTAGGTTAGTCATAGATTGTTGCATGTAGCCCTAGGAATcagataattttttttttctttggcttATGCTATATGCATATTTGACAGGTCTGGTTTCGTGTTAATGAGCTACTGCCGCTTGAGTTACAGAAAAGGTTACCCGATGGACCATCACCAGCCGTTTCCTCGAGTTTGTTGCAAGATGAAGGTGAGGTGATAGAAGGAATTTTATCTGTACAAGTATGGCACTTTATTGATCATGTGGGGTTCCCGTTGATTCACAGTACTTCCTGAAATGCTTTTTAGACCGTATGGGGCCAAATCTTTACTGATGATATTTTATTTCTCTTGTTTGTCAATTGAAAAGTCGGATTTGGGGAGAACTTAACGTTACCTAGTGACATAAATACCTAGTTATACAATAACTTGACATGTACCATAGAAATTGGTGCATCTTTGATAGAATAAATGCAGTAGGGTTCGATGCTATGCATTATGTTCATTTTCCTGGGTTGGTGGGCTTTGACAAGAATTCTTTGTGTATTTTGATTACTTGTTTCCTTATTATCCTATTTAAATATTTGTTGTTTCTGTGGCCTGGCTCCAATTTTGATAATTACAACTAACATACTAACACCCTCTTGGAATATCCCCTTTTAGGGTCTGTTTGGAACACAGTATTGTTTCCCTGTTCCTGCGTTTTTCCTATGAAATTGAACTGATTCCTGTGAAATTCCTATGAAAATCTCCACCATCCTACCATCCTTCCCTTCTCTGTAATGTCTATTCTGCATGCAGCCTTCTGTAAGGAGCATTTAAATATTTTAGCCTGATTTACGTTCCATATGATCTGCAAGCAATGTGTAATCGACGAACAAGGTCATTGTACTGATGTGTTTTTGGACATAACTGTACAAATGATGTCTATTTGCTGATCATCTTTTTTGCTTGTGTAGGTGCTCATAAAAGAACACCTGTGATGCCTAGAAGGAACCCCCCTCCACCTCCAAGAGAGCAATCTAATAGTTCTTTATCGCATGGAAGCTCAAAGGCAGGAGATGCACCTTTAGGTGCATTTTGGGCGACGCAGCACGCACAAGGTGCTCAAGCTGCAGATAATAGGAACCCTTTGTTTGATGAGGAGCCAATTAAGACATCACTGTCATCAAAGCAGAACCAAAGCTGGGTGGACACCAGCATCAGTATCCCTGGCGATAGGCATGGTCATTCTGGTCAGATGTCACGAACAAGTAAAGCACAAAGTAACTCCTTGTCCAATAATGGTTTCAGAGGTCTCTCTGACACAGAGATACAAAATTCTGGGAAAATTAAAGCACAACAACCTCAACCCAAGCCAAAATGCGATAAGGATCCATTCAACAGCTTTGTTGCAGATTTTGACACTCACAATCTCAACATTGCTGTTGGTAAGGCATCCGAACTTGAACTGGAAGTGTCCAGTCTGAAGGAGCAGTTGAAGAAAACCACATTAGAAAAGGCTGAGATGACAGCCAAGTATGAAAAGTTATCTGCAATCTGCCGATCACAGCGTCAGGAGATCCAAGAGCTGAAGCGCAATCTTGCTGAGGCTACGCCTCCCTCAAACAAAGTTAGCTCAAGGACACAAGACTCTGGATCTCAGGTGATTGACCTGCACCAATGTCTAATGCAGCATATTTCACTCTCCTTAAGTTTATTAACATCTTACATAAGGTTTATAATCCATGCAGCGAAAGGAAAAGATCCAAGGAACTGTGTGGGAGCTTGAACAAGGGATGCTTGCTAGCAACTCATCAGCCAGTTCTGATGCCAAAACATGGCAGGCTTTCCCTGACACAAAGACTCAAGCCCGACCAAAGGTCGATCATGCAACTAATGGGAGCCAAAACATAAACAAGAACATAACATCAGGTGCTTCCCCCGATGCGTGGGGTTTTGGTTCCGATAATTTCAGAACATCAGCAGCAGTAAGTGCTACACAGATCAACAGGGCCGCTGCCCAAGGGAGCTCATCCCAAAGATTTAATGCTGGTGTGGCCAAGAAGGTAGAGCAGCCATCTGGATGGGCTGGTTTTTAACTTCACGTCGATATGCGTTAACCATCATTCTGGTCAAAATTTGCAATCTTCCCTACTCAGCTGCTGTTGCCGACGGAGTTGTGATCTTTGCCGGCCACAGAGCCATCAAAATAGGTTATCTTGAGTGTGTAAGTCATTTTGGTTGAGGCAACTTAGACAAGTGATTCATGGGATCACTTGAAATTACCCGTTAATaagtaaatatatatatattgacagCATTGTGCGTATT is a window encoding:
- the LOC110434941 gene encoding cyclin-G-associated kinase yields the protein MWKLNPFGGKAQSGLDGRTIDVGSVKITVRNAIAQGGFSCVYLACDTVHPSKMYALKHIICNDSESLDLVMKEIQVMNLLKGHPNVVTLVAHDVFDMGRTKEALLVMEFCEKSLVSAMESRGSGYYEEKKVLLIFRDVCNAVFAMHGQSPPIAHRDLKAENVLLGLDGAWKICDFGSTSTNHKCFNKPEEMGIEEDVIRKHTTPAYRAPEMWDLYRREVISEKVDIWALGCLLYRICYFKSAFDGESKLQVLNGNYRIPEQPKYSTAVTGLIKDMLEASPNARPDITQVWFRVNELLPLELQKRLPDGPSPAVSSSLLQDEGAHKRTPVMPRRNPPPPPREQSNSSLSHGSSKAGDAPLGAFWATQHAQGAQAADNRNPLFDEEPIKTSLSSKQNQSWVDTSISIPGDRHGHSGQMSRTSKAQSNSLSNNGFRGLSDTEIQNSGKIKAQQPQPKPKCDKDPFNSFVADFDTHNLNIAVGKASELELEVSSLKEQLKKTTLEKAEMTAKYEKLSAICRSQRQEIQELKRNLAEATPPSNKVSSRTQDSGSQRKEKIQGTVWELEQGMLASNSSASSDAKTWQAFPDTKTQARPKVDHATNGSQNINKNITSGASPDAWGFGSDNFRTSAAVSATQINRAAAQGSSSQRFNAGVAKKVEQPSGWAGF